From Oncorhynchus keta strain PuntledgeMale-10-30-2019 chromosome 8, Oket_V2, whole genome shotgun sequence:
gtcacatactgcagaTGAAGCACTGGCAAGGAATCGCAGACCTCATCGACGACATTCCTCAGTAGGCGAGATGATCGGATCCCCGctctttctcccagctcctccaatctgctcctgctccgcatcagatgacccagcttGGTACACCCCACGCCTAACAGGCATGAACATAGGCTAGCTGAACCCAGAACATGGGACTGGATGTTGTGAAAAAGAGgctcttcaaaaagccacatcCATGGTGGCATGCAGGCCTTACGGGACTTGACAAAGACTCTCCAAGCCTGCATAACAGACTCATAAAATGGAGTCAGGCCAGTAAAATCACCCCCCTCCAGCTTTAAGAGGAAAAGATGCTTGTCTAAGCCCAAACAGCCCACTCTCCTCATCAATATGTAGGCTGTTTCGACCCAGCTAGAACAGTCTCTGTACAACAATCTCTGGGCTGCTTGGAGCCTGAAAGCCGTGATCCTAGAGGAAATGTCCACCAGGCCTTGCCCACCCTCgtgcagtggcaggtacagggATGCAGCTTTAATCCAGTGTTGTCCAGACCAGAAGAAATTGACCTCTGAAGCTCTTGTATCAGACCCTTTGGCGGCTGTAAAATCATTAGTCTGTGCCACAGGGTAGAAGCAGCAAGATTATTAGCTACCAGGACCCGTCCCCTATAAGACAGCTGGGGCAACACCCATTTCCACCTTGATAATCTGGCACACACTTTCTCCGCTACACCCTCCCAGTTCTTTTTCTGAAAGACATCGGAGCCTAGAAAAACCCCCAAAGTCTTCATTccatctctgccccactgaagcccccctggtaaccgtggagtggaacCCGTTTGAAGCTGACCTGCCCACAGCGCTTCACTCTTTCCCCAATTGACTCTAGCTGAGGAGGCCCCCTCATACACCTTTAAAGTGTTTGAGAGAACCTTAACATCCTCACCCCCTGTAATAAAAACTATCACGTCATCTGCGTACGCAGACAGTGCTATCGTGGGACCCTTCATTACACCTGGCACAAAGAAACCAGTAAGCTTCGCTcttaaaaaacaaagcattggttcaatcgccagactatataactgccctgaaattgggcatccctgcctgatgcccctttggacagggatggggcaacttaaaccaccacccaccttcaccatacacgaggctccagcatacagtaaattcacccaagacagaaaaacatccccaaacccaaaggctttcattgttttaaaccagtactggtggtccacacaatcaaaagccttctcctgatccaacgaaagtaaacccacatttacatcagacagtttacaaatgtctaaaacatatcttatcagaaacaagttgtcaacaatagagcgatcaggtacacagtaggactggtccttgtggatcaacaatcccagatactctttcaacctgtttgagagacatttagaaacaattttATATTCTGCGCACAGCAAAGCaacaggtctccaattttttacgagagccaaatcccccttttttggcaacagtgaaagcaccgcacgttgacaggatacaggaagagaaccctcATGAAAAGATTCACACAGCACTTCATAAAAATCCTCCCCAACAAGACCCCCAAAAGTGCTTATAGAACTCAGATGGTAAACCATCGATGCCAGGGGCTCGGCCTGATGAGAGCTGCATAACTGCTGTGGACAGCTCCTGCAGTGTAATGTCAGCGTCCAATGCGACTCTCTGCTCAGGTCCCAATTGAGGAAGACCATGTAACAACTGTTCAGTACACATAGAGTCACAATCCTCCGCCTTATAAAGGGACGAGTAGAAATCCACGGCATGTTGACACATTTCAATATCATTTGTGGTCACcgtcccatcagggagacgaaggcagaccatctgtttacgttgaaatATTGACTGTCCTAGGTTTTAAAAAAGCACTAGGAGCATCCATATCCTTGAGGGAAGCGAAACGAGACCTAATCAAGCcacccttcactctttcatgCAGAAACGACCTCAGTTCATGTCTCTTGTCCTGTAAGTTCATGACTAGTCCAGGGTCCATTCTGAGTGAGCAGCTTCAATTCAATAGATTTGATGTCCTGTTCAATGGGCCTTTGTTAGTCTCTCAGCGGTGCGATCAACAGTAAAATCcactgtacagttccagtcaccccctaaaaccatacacccctcttggTCACACTGTCTTAAGGTTTCCTTTAGTTGATCAAATACAGCAATACGCTCTGTTCCCTCATTAGGAGCATAAACATTAAAAAAACATCCACTTTGACCAATAAAACCCGACCCTTGACAATCTCTGTTgtagataccacagtcacccctaagCCTGAGGAAAACAAGATTGCCACCCCAGCACCGAAATTAGTACCATGACTGAGTACAtgctgcccctcccaccacaTACTCCAGTCAACCTCATTTTCCTCATCGCTATGTATCTCCTGTAAGAAAACAACATTaagccttttctgttttattacttctaatacccaagtcctcttattcctgtcccttcccccattaatattgAGAGAACCTACCCTTAGTGCCTCCATGtagaaaagagaagagaaaagcagaagaaaccacagagaaaccaaagagaaaaaagacaccctatgaagcatgatcatcatcattatttTTTTTTCTTCGGTTAACCTGAACACATTTCCCACCACCTTttgctgagggagagagagagggatatgtaTCCAGAGGACAGATAAAACATTTAATatatctgcacacatcatacagATGGGAGTATTTTACCTGGGACAGTAGAGATGACATCATCACTATCAGTGGTCTTTTCAGCAGTATCTAATTCAGTAGGAGATGAACATCCTCTTTTAGTTTATTAAAtaacccatcatcatcatcaggcagCAGTAGGATTCAAATCAAATTCATCATCAATCACTAATATCACAAATACGAGGAGAATGAATCAGGTTTGATATTAACTTTAATATCATCACAAATCTTGTGAACTTATTCAGATTATAGGAACATAACAAGAACACATACCTGAGAATGTGGAGGTGAAGTCAATGGAGATCTTCATGTTTCCCTTTTCAGTCAGTGTGCACGTCCACTTCCTGTTGTTGTCCTTCTTCTGGAGTGTCACAGTCAGAGTGATGTCACAGGAAGAATCCCGTGTGACCTGGGCTTTAGTACCTGTTTTAGGGCCCCAGCTGAGACTAAATCCTGACCAGCACGTTCCATGTTGCGTATCGGTGAGCAGAGAACACCGTAATGTCATATTTACATTAGGCTTCAGATCTGTCACTGgtgtggtagaggagactgagaaAGAGAAAAAGGTATACAGTACTTGTTGGTTGTTTTCACATTACATATGATTATTAACACCACACTTATACACAGTGACATTTACACTCTGATTTAAACAGTAATACTCACTAGTTAGAACAGACAGATGAACAGGAGCATCACCTCCATGTTTTGGTCCAGTCTCTGTAAGGTATTGTTGACAGGTGTAGAGTCCAACATCCACAGCTCTGACATCACTAACATGTAGAGAACAGTTAGACGCCACACTCAGTCTGTCAGCTATGTCGTTTAGTTGTTGTTTCACCTTCCCTAGACCGACTAGTTCAATGGCTCTATTCACGTTATAGATCCATGTAGTAGAGGAGCAGTCTGGATAAACCACATTGTTACACGGCAGACTGACATCATCTCCCATTctggagaacatagagagagttTCTCCACTGACACCTGGAAGGAGTATGACATCAGATAATTATTAACTGGTAATACAGATGACATTATATTTCATAGGTTTTCTTATTGATATTCTTCAGTGTGAATAATAGTgtaatatactgtctattatacaATAGTGAAGATAAGAGTAAACAGATACACAACAGAAATGTCATCATAATATTAGTCAAATGTAAACTGAACTAGTTTGGCCGTGTGAAATAAACGTGTTCTATGATCTCTAATGACAtattcttactctctctcctctgtcttaccTGTTAGCAGGTACAAAACGGTCACAAGCAATCCCAAAAATGAATGAGGGACATCAGccatgatcctctctctctctctgtctctctgttcctctgtctctctcctctgtctctgtgtgtgtatgttcctctgtctctttcctctgtcagAGTGTCTCAGCACTATGAGTTTCTCACCATACAGCAGCATCTCTTTTCACCACTATAGCATCACTTCCTCATAGTGGTCACTGTTTAAACCTTGGTGAGAATCTTCACATGTATGAGAGTCTGTATTAGTGATGCAGGGATTTGGCATTAATGTGGTCATATTCAAGTGGTGGTCGGTGCCGTTTAATTGGATGATTCATTCATATTCCAGTCACCCAGCTCAGTGTAACATTGATAAGTTTatgctactacatgatactagaatgaatacacccctgatcacatgcaAATACAGGTCACATTCATCGTAGCCAtaaacaaacagcatgatcactttgcttgttaattccttctcacatctcgactctcctcctctcacctttacCCTTCGCTTGTGGGATCCAGTGCAAAACAcctcagctgtctgtgaccagatgactaaacctttccaagccaaagcttcatatcataaccgctaaccgcgacacacaccctacatcattgtcaccatattagttAACATCAGCCagcatagctactagaactaacacgTTAATAAACCCTCTACAATAATGCTGTAGAGTGTACAGTTAGCAAGgtggccccggtggcaataagtTAATACAATCAAAAGCTTACCTTGCCTTGGAATAGTTCCAGTGTTGGacagccatagccagctagctaacatagcatccctctctgtttgagacAGGTGTTTGAGAAGTGCTAAACTAGCCTACTCAAACATACAACTAAATATAgcttactctctgtctctctcttgcttctctttcattttaaagaaattaatttgttcaaaactgttcaactattgttcttctctctctttgagtcccCTACTCATcacattttatacactgcagtgcGAGCTACTGTAGCtatagcttatgctttcagtagtagattcattctctgatgctttctttccttctttctatGCATCCtacgaaacacgaccctgccaagccacacttcttcttgacacaatgttcaccaatgtgtcggaggaaacactgtatacATGGTGACCGTGGCAGCCTGCATTGCTCCCGgctcgccacaggagtcactagagtaCGATGAGACGAGGACAACCAGGCAAACCTAACCCAAATAAGTCAAATGACATAGTAAAGTGACATAGTCATCACGTCAACATGACATATCAGTGTAATCAAGTCTCGTGTCTCTCCAGGATTGGAAGTCATTCAGAGATACTGCTGCCACATCATTGGCACTTCCTACAACTCCCTCCCAAGGTCTTCAAAGTGCTCCTGCACAACCACCAGTCCTCTGAACAAGTGTCTAACCCCTACACAGTTCAGTATGATCTGAGGAGTTCAATGTAACACACTGCACTACCAGACAACCACAGATCATTCTTGACAAGAGCTCTCAAACTATTCAAATGGTTTTCTCCATCACTAAAGAcatttaatatgactatttattgATTTGGTGGTGTCTATTTGTTGTGTGACTTTGATGACCCACTGTCCGTATATTAAGGCAGATTCTACCTGTTTGTGTATGACATCACATTGTATGTATGTTTCTACATATGTACCAATATGTTGTAAACCTGTCAAGGACTGAAGTGGACATCCAATCATGTTCctgtaataccagggtatattCCTCTTACCAGCTTATTGAAGCAGCACATAACTGTGTTTGTAAAGAATCAGTATAAAAAAGGACAGATGAGTGAATTTCAAATGTTAGAGAGGTTAATGTAACTGCAACCAATGATGTAGATGTACACAGGAGAATGAATATTAATGTCTATATCTGCAACTGGTCCTTCTTTCAGTGGTTATTTCAGCTCAGACCACTTCTGTTTTTCTGagactgagcagagagagagagaaataagtcATAGTGATGAGTTGTCTTTACATTTTACCACAGAATATTACTTCACCCGAAAAATAACACAGCTGGTCATTTAACACCTTCAAAAGAAGTAGAAAACAACACAAAGATACCGTGGGAACAGTGGACTGTACTGTTTGTATGGGAGTTGACATAGAGACACTGTATTGGGGGTTTTACTAGATGGTATACAGCTATGGATGGAAATACATTtctcgtagcaggttaggagaacgcACATAGCAGGTCAGGAGAGTTAGGATACGTTTAGGAAAAGAGTTAGGTTTATCTTAAATGATCTCCTAACCTGCTAAGAAAAGTCACTTCCGTGCGTTGCTGTACTCTTTCTAGTTACAACTTGTTTTTGGAGTGTAACTGCAGTAAATGATGTACATAAACAGAATAATAAGTATGTCTATGTCTGCAACTGGTCCTTCTTTCAGCGGTTATTTCAGCTCAGACCACTTCTGTTTTTCTGTtgctgagcagagagagaaatagataatgaggggagaggagaggataagagaggagagtagagagaagagagcggaggagatgaaaagagaggagagtagagtagagaagagaggagagtggtggagagagaagtgtagaagagagaggtgagcagagatgagagaagagtcgaggagagtagaggagagcagagagaggtggagagaggagacgagaggagagaatagggcaAATGAGAGAGGAGATTAGAGCAGAGtatagaggagagtagagaagagaggagagtagaggagagcggagaggaggggagagtagtggagagaggagatgagaggagagaggagattagatcagaggagagtagaggagagttgagaggacagcagaggagaaaggagaggagagtagattAGATTAGACagcagaatagaggagagagaggagaggagaagataaaACAGGGAAGAGCAGAAGATTGTAGAGAAGAGAGGCGAGAGGAGattagatcagaggacagcagaggagagtataagaggtgagaggagatgacagtaaaggatggtagaggagagtagacgagaggggagaggatatgagaggagtagagaggaaaggagagggcagaggagaggagagattagaTCAGAGTAGCGTAAAGGAGAGTATAGAGgacagcagagtagaggagagttGAGGAGATTAGATGAAAGAGGAGATGAttgtagaggagagtagagcagagcagtggtcgagaggagagtagaggagaggagagcagagaggacagaaaaggagtgaggagaggagagtagatgagATAGCAAAATAGAggtgaggagagtagaggagagcagagaggacagtagagaagagaagagcgaAGTGttgagagtagaggagagtagaacagagcagagtagaggagagtagactGGACAGcataatagaggagaggagagaggagagtagagcagtgtagaagagagaggagagcagagcagatgtagagtagagtagagtagagtagagtagagtagagtagagtagagtagagtagagtagagtagagaagagaagagaagagaggagagtgaagtgtagaagagagaggagagcagagcagatgtagaggagagtagagtagagtagagtagagtagagtagagtagagtagagtagagtagagagtggtggagagagaagtgtagaagagggagtagagcagagcagatgtagagtagagtagagtagagtagagtagagtagagtagagtagagtggtggagagagaagtgtagaagagagaggagagcagagcagatgtagaggagagtagagaggacagcagacgagaggagagggggagagcagagaggaagggagagaggtggagagaagaagagagtagTGGCGAGAGGacacgagaggagagaggagattagagcaaagtagaggagagtagagaggacagcagaggagagggcaggagcgaagaggagaggagagcggagagtaagggagacagaaggagagggcagaggagagaaggggagagaatagaggacagcagagtagagtataggagaggagagtagaaagTACAGCAGAGTGGAGTagagagggcagcagaggagagcagaggagagaggagaggaggggagaggagagggcagaggagaggaagagatggggagagaggagaggaggggagaggagagattagAGCAAAGTAGAGGACTGTAGAAAGGACAgtaggggagagtagaggagaggaggtagaggagagaggagcagagagtaaggagagtagtggagaggagagggcagagtagaggagagagtactgcagagtgaaggagaggagaggagaggagaggagggagaggagagaggagaggagagaggagcagagtagagtagagagtactgcagagtggaggagaggagaggagaggagaggagaggagaggagaggagaggagagagcagatataggagagaggagaggagaggagaggagaggagaggagaggagaggagaggagaggagagaggagaggagaggagaggagaggagagaggagcagagtagagtagagagtactgcagagtggaggagaggagaggagaggagaggagatgagaggaggagaggagaggagaggagaggagagggagaggagaggagaggagaggagaggagagagcagagtataggagagaggagaggagagtagaggagagaggagaggagagtagaggagagtggagagtaggggagagtagtggagagatgagatgagaggagagagggcagaggagagaggagattagatcagaggagagtagaggagagtagaaaggacagcagaggagagtagaagagagaggtgagaggagatgaCAGTAAATGATggtagaggagagtagatgagaggggagaggatgtgagaggaaaagagagaaaagggcagaggagagagagaagtattgagagtagaggagagtaggacagagcagagcagagcagagtagagtagagtagagtagagtagagtagagtagaggagaggagaggagaggagaggagaggagagcaaaggagagaggtggagagaggagacgagaggagagaatagggcaAATGAGAGAGGAGATTAGAGCAGAGtatagaggagagtagagaagagaggagagtagaggagagcggagaggaggggagagtagtggagagaggagatgagaggagagaggagattagatcagaggagagtagaggagagttgagaggacagcagaggagaaaggagaggagagtagattAGATTAGACAGCAGaatagaggtgaggagaggagaggagaagataaaACAGGGAAGAGCAGAAGATTGTAGAGAAGAGAGGCGAGAGGAGattagatcagaggacagcagaggagagtataagagagaggtgagaggagatgacagtaaaggatggtagaggagagtagacgagaggggagaggatgtgagaggagtagagaggaaaggagagggcagaggagaggagagattagaTCAGAGTAGCGTAAAGGAGAGTATAGAGgacagcagagtagaggagagttGAGGAGATTAGATGAAAGAGGAGATGAttgtagaggagagtagagcagagcagtggtcgagaggagagtagaggagaggagagcagagaggacagaaaaggagtgaggagaggagagtagatgagATAGCAAAATAGAggtgaggagagtagaggagagcagagaggacagtagagaagagaagagcgaAGTGttgagagtagaggagagtagaacagagcagagtagaggagagtagactGGACAGcataatagaggagaggagagaggagagtagagcagtgtagaagagagaggagagcagagcagatgtagagtagagtagagtagagtagagtagagtagagtagagtagagtagagaagagaagagaagagaggagagtgaagtgtagaagagagaggagagcagagcagatgtagaggagagtagagtagagtagagtagagtagagtagagtagagtagagtagagtagagtagagtagagagtggtggagagagaagtgtagaagagggagtagagcagagcagatgtagagtagagtagagtagagtagagtagagtagagtagagtagagtagagtagagtagagtagagtggtggagagagaagtgtagaagagagaggagagcagagcagatatAAAGGAGAGTTCAGATAGGAcagcagatgagaggagaggggataacagagaggaagggagagaggtggagagaagaagagagtggGAGTGGCGGAGGAcacgagatggagagaggagattaGGAGCAAAGTGGAGGACAGGTAGGACGACagcagaggagagggcagg
This genomic window contains:
- the LOC118378608 gene encoding uncharacterized protein LOC118378608 isoform X1 gives rise to the protein MADVPHSFLGLLVTVLYLLTGVSGETLSMFSRMGDDVSLPCNNVVYPDCSSTTWIYNVNRAIELVGLGKVKQQLNDIADRLSVASNCSLHVSDVRAVDVGLYTCQQYLTETGPKHGGDAPVHLSVLTISSTTPVTDLKPNVNMTLRCSLLTDTQHGTCWSGFSLSWGPKTGTKAQVTRDSSCDITLTVTLQKKDNNRKWTCTLTEKGNMKISIDFTSTFSDTAEKTTDSDDVISTVPGSTASTARPALSTTSPSSAGSQNLFLTVTVGVALAAVVCVTAVVIIVRRRRDKNQVPTDNSIGLNAVNHPTPPTNEDKSQPADRITYASIDHFNQNPPHRVNANSKDAVMYASVMPSSGRGRETENPADPSSLYSTVK
- the LOC118378608 gene encoding uncharacterized protein LOC118378608 isoform X2, whose translation is MADVPHSFLGLLVTVLYLLTGVSGETLSMFSRMGDDVSLPCNNVVYPDCSSTTWIYNVNRAIELVGLGKVKQQLNDIADRLSVASNCSLHVSDVRAVDVGLYTCQQYLTETGPKHGVSSTTPVTDLKPNVNMTLRCSLLTDTQHGTCWSGFSLSWGPKTGTKAQVTRDSSCDITLTVTLQKKDNNRKWTCTLTEKGNMKISIDFTSTFSDTAEKTTDSDDVISTVPGSTASTARPALSTTSPSSAGSQNLFLTVTVGVALAAVVCVTAVVIIVRRRRDKNQVPTDNSIGLNAVNHPTPPTNEDKSQPADRITYASIDHFNQNPPHRVNANSKDAVMYASVMPSSGRGRETENPADPSSLYSTVK